The Mucilaginibacter defluvii genome contains the following window.
AATGCGGATGGTTGATTACTACAGGCGGCCAGTACTGTGGCCGAGAATATAAATAGTCCTCTACGGATATACTGAATCATCTTTAAAAAAGTCTACTAAATTAATATACTTTCAAAGGTAAGTAATTTTGCCTTATTGGCGAATGGTGTTAAACAGGAAAACCAAAAATGTATAAACAAAAAAAGAGAGCATTTTTACATGCTCCCTTTCCCCTAATTAATTTAAACTATTGATTAAACCCAAAACAAAGAACATAACATCTCAGCCTGGGCGTCTGAGAATTCGATTAAAAAATGTTTTTCACAGGTAGACGTTGTTTCTATTCTCTTTTCACAGATATAAACGCAAGGTCATCCAGTAATTAACAAACAAGGAGCCACGAAAGAGATCGATATGTAACTAAGCCGTTACAATAAGCTGTTTATAGCTCGTACCGCCTAAATAAGGGTTAAAAAAATTATTCATAGTTTAAGCGTAAGCCCGTTTATTTAAACTTTTGGGTAAATAGCGGACAAAGTGTATGTATTAAGAAACACATACATGTAGCTTATTAAATACAAAGTGTAGCTTTTGTATGCAAATGCGAACACTATTTAAAACGCTATATTTGACATAATGAATTTTAGCGCCGAGTTGCAGCAATGGTGGCAGTACCAAACCTGGTACGAACTTATTGCTGTACTTACCGGACTGGCCTGCGTTTACCTTGCAGCACGCAACAGTATTCTTAACTGGCCCTTGGCAATCATCAGCGTAAGCATTTATCTATACATATTTTATAAGGCTCATTTATTTGCCGACATGGGCCTGCAGGTTTACTTTTTGGGCATGAACATTTATGGCTGGTATTACTGGCTGCGCAAACCCAACGGTACGGGCCTGGCGCCGGTTGCGGCAATAACTACAAAACAAATGGCCATTGCAGCACTGAGCATTTTTACCGTTACCGTAATATTAGGCAGCGGCTTGCGGTATACTTCAGCATCATTCCCTTACCTGGATAGTTTTTGCGCGGCATGCAGCGTGGTAGCGCAAATACTTATGGCGCGCCGCGTACTGCAAAACTGGCTGCTATGGATTTTTGTTGATATAATTTATGTTGGTATCTACTATTTTAAAGATTTGCACCTCACCGCCGTTATGTACGCGGTTTATATAATTATGGCCGCCATGGGTTGCATAGAGTGGCGGCGCGAATACCATAAACAGCAACAAAGTACCTTAAATGGATAAAAACATTGTTAAGATAGCAGTTGTAGGGCCTGAATCCACAGGTAAATCAACTATGGCAACGTACCTGGCTGAGCATTACCATACCATTTGGGTGCCCGAATACGCTCGCGAATATTGCGAAAACCTAAACCGCGAATATACCTGGCAAGATGAACTGAATATGTTTTACGGCCAGCTGGAGCTTGAGGAAAAACTTATACCCCGGGCTAATAAGCTACTGATTTGCGATACTACTTTTATCACCATAAAAATATGGAGCGACCACCTGTTCGGCCGTTCGCCGCAGGAAGTTTTGGATGAGCTTGCCGACCACCCGTATGACCTTTACCTACTGCTTGATATTGATATGCCCTGGCAGGACGACCCCCTGCGCGATTTCCCTGATCTGCGCGAACATTTTATGGCCATATGGCACCGTGAACTACAGGCATTAAATGCCGATTATAAGGTTGTATCGGGCCTTGGCGCCGAACGGCACGCCAATGCCGTTGGCGCTATTGACCAATGGCTGCAAAGCGCTGCCGAAAAATAATTTAACATTCTGATAATATTTTGTGCTGATGGTGCAACACCCCGATATATCTGCTGTCTAATAGACTGAAAGCTGAATATCACAATTGGAAGCCATATACATCGACAAACATTACAACCTGGTGGTTGAATGCAAGCAGGGCAGTAAAAAAGCCTGCTATGAGCTCTATCGCCTGTACTCAAAAGCTATGCTGAACATTGCCTATCGAATAGTGGGCAATATTGGCGAAGCCGAAGATGTACTGCAGGAAGCTTTTTTGCATGCCTTTAATAAAGTGCACGATTTTAGGCAGGAAACCACCTTTGGCCTATGGCTCAAACAAATTGTTGTATCGCGATCCATCAACCTGCTCCGTAAGCGCAAACTGGAGTGGACTGAACTGGAAGACGAGAAGATGATGAACATACCTGAAGAGGAGATAGATGAGGACGAGGAAAAAAATTACAAGGTAGCCGCTGTAAAAGAGGCGATGAAGGAGCTCCCCGAAGGCTACCGAGTAGTGATCTCGCTTTACCTGCTCGAAGGATATGATCATGAGGAAATAGGGCAGATTTTAAATATTACAGAAAACACATCGCGTACACAGTTTTTACGCGCTAAACGAAAACTGGGCGAAATTTTAAGCAGAAAAGGAATAACATCATGAGCAAGCGATTAGAAGATTTCATGAGAGCTAACAAGGACGAGTTTAACGACCTTGAGCCACGTATGGAATTGTGGGACAGTATTGAACTAAAACTCAACCTGGCCTCAGAGCCGGAAAAGACAAAAAAAAGTGAGGCCAAAACATTCTCGTTAGGCTTTGTGCTAAGGGTGGCGGCCAGTGTTATTGTAGTAATGGGTGTTTGCTTTGTGCTATACCTGCGCAACAGCAGCAACCAGGGCATTGAACTGGCCGATATTAACCCGGCGTATGCCAAGCAGCAAATGCACTATGCATCATTAGTGCAAACCAAACGCAATGAGTTAAAAACGGTTGCCAAAATAGACCCTCAGCTGTATCATGAATTCAGCAAGGAAATTGCTAAAATGGATTCGGCTTATACCCGTCTTAAAAGTGACCTGGCAACCAGCCCTAACCAGGAGCGTACCCTGCGCGCCATGATACGCAACCTGCAGATACAAACCGAGGTGCTTAACCAGCAACTGAATGTGATAGAACAATTTAAAGAATTGAAAAAAGAACAAAAAAATGAGATCAAAAATATATAAGGTATTTTACCTGCTGCTGGCCTTTGTTTTGGCAACCGGCATTGTATCGGCACAAAAAAAACCGGCTGCTCCGGCAAAAACAGTTAAGCCGAACACTAAAATTGTGCTGAGCGGCGGCACGTCAGTAAGTGATGATATTGATGCAACCCTTAATGATTTAAAGGTACAGCTAAAGGATTTTCATGTTAACGTCAATGGCAAGGAGCTTAAAAAGCTTAACCAGGAACTTGCCGTAAGCCTTAAAAATATGAATAAGGATTTAAACCTGAGCCTGGCTAACCTGGACAAAAGCCTTGCAGCAGTAGGCGACATTGATATTGACCTCGACGATATTGATCTGGATCTTAGCCGTGTGAATGTTAACAACAGCACCATAAACAGCGTTGATGACGATGACGACCTGGAAGAAAAGGTAAAAAACTACAGCAAAACTTACCCTGCCGACCGGAATGATTTGTTAAGTATTGATAACCGCTACGGCAAAGTAACCATTAATACCTGGAACAAAAATGAATTTAAGGTTGATGTACAGGTAAAGGTTGCCACCAACAAAGAGGGCCAGGCCCAAAAAATGCTCGACGAAGTTACCATTGCCGACGGGCGCGACGGGCAAACCGTATGGTTTAAAACAAACATGGGCAATAGCAACAACAGCGGTTCGTGGTCGTTTATCAGCGGCAGCCGTCGCAGCATTCGCCGTATCGAAATAAACTACACCGTTTACATGCCGGCCAAAAACAGCCTGGCGGTTACAAACCGGTATGGGAGCACCGTGCTTCCGGATTTATACGGCAAAGTTACCATCAATCATTCATACGGTAATTTTGTGGCCAAAACGCTGAGCAACCCGGCTAATGATATTAATGTGAAATACGGCAGCGCTACTATTGAGGGCCTTAACGGCAGCGATTTAAATGTGGCATACGGCAACCTTAACCTAAGCGAATGCGAAAAGCTTACAGCTAAGGTAAGTTATGGCTCGGCCAAAATAGGCAACATCAAAACCTCGGGCAATATTAATGTAAAATACAGCGGTGGCCTAAACATAACTTCGCTTGATAAAAGCCTGAAAAACCTTGTGGTAAATTCATCATACTCCGGCGTGAAAATAGGCGTAAGCGAACCGTTAAATGTTGATTTTGATGTAACCGTACACTACGGCAGCTTTAATTACAATAACGATGTGGTTAACGTGGTAAACAAAAACCCGTCTGACGAGGAGCGCGGCTTTAACCCTACCAAAACCTTTAAAGGCAAGCTGGGTAAAGGCAGCAACGGCACAATCGTTATCAATTCAAATTATGGCAGCGTAAAGTTTGAATAATTTTTACTCTGTTAAATACTAATTATTAAAACCCTTGCCCTGTGGCGGGGGTTTTGTATTTTAGCGACACTTTACACATAGCATGGAAATTTTCTCGAACCCGGAAACCTGGATATCTCTCATTACCCTAACAGTACTGGAAATTGTATTGGGTATTGATAATATTATATTCATCTCGATACTTGCTGATAAACTACCGGCAGACCAACAGGCCAAAGGCAGACGTATGGGCTTAGGCATGGCACTGATCACGCGTATATTGCTGCTGTTATCTATAAGTTGGGTTATGCGCCTTACCTCACCATTGTTTAACCTTTCGGGAATATTTGGCATAACTGACCCGGAATGGGTAGAAAAACTGGCCATCTCCGGCCGGGATCTTATCCTGCTGATTGGCGGCTTATTCCTGATCTACAAAAGCACACACGAAATACATGGTAAAATTGAGGGCGACGATGATGACACCGGCAATGTAAAAGGCCATTCGTTTTGGGGCACTATTTTCCAGATCATGATACTGGATATAGTTTTCTCCCTTGATTCGGTGATCACGGCAGTTGGTATGGCTGATCACGTGGAGATTATGATAGCCGCGGTGGTTATTGCCGTGGGTATTATGATGTGGGCATCGGGCAGTGTGGCTAACTTTGTAAACAAACACCCTACGGTTAAAATGCTGGCCCTGTCGTTCCTGCTACTTATCGGCGTATCGCTATTGGCCGAAGCGCTGGAGCAACATATCCCGAAAGGATACATTTACTTTGCTATGGCCTTTTCGGTAATGGTTGAAATGCTTAATCTTAAAGTTAAAAGCAAAAGCACCGGTAAGGAAATCGTAAAAAAGTAAAATAGCGCCTTGGCAAACGCGGTCATTGGTGGGCTTGCCGAAGCACCTACAATAATTCTAAAACTCCTGCCTGCCACTTGCTTTTGCCCGTGCAGCAGCGGCTTTATCAACGCTCTGGCTTATATGATCGGCAAATTCGGCCATACGGTCGGCTTGCGCCAGCTGGTAATATCCGGTAGCTAAACTGCTTAAAAATGGCTCGGCTTGCTTTTCAAGTACTAAGCCGAGCGCTTTGAATACCGCGCTTAACTGTTTAGCCAGCAGTGGTGCCGTTGCCCCGCCCTTCTTTACGCCACCAACCGCCAAAGTAATAGCCTGATTCAACTTTTTATTCAACGCATCTACCACAGGAGCTTTTTCGCCCGGCACCAGTTTAAGGGAACCACCTTTTAAAATACTTTGCAAATTGCCGTAAGCTTCGGCACTACTGACCCCGTTTGGTTCGAGCGCTAAAAAACGGCAAAGTGCCAGCAGGGCCGGTGCCCGCTTGTTCTGATGAAATGTTACCAGCGCGTATAGGCGCAAGCTCGCAGTGTGTTTCGGATCGGCCGCGAGCACGGTAAGGGCGCTTTTCTCAGCTTCAGCGTACTGCCTAGCCCTGAAATACGCCAGGGCGATATTATAATGCAATGTATAATCATCGGGCGCGGCCTTTATAGCCTGCAAATAGCTTTCAACCGCTTGTTTAGGTTGCCGGTTTTTATCATATATACTACCCATCAGGCTGTAGGCCGAAGCAGTAACCGATGCTGACGGACCGGCAGCAACCACCGTTTGCAAATAAGGTATGGCATCCACCCCTTTCCCGGTAGCGTTCAAGCTAAAAGCCATTTGATAATTGGCAGTGCTGTTATCAGGTTCTAATTTTAAGGCGGCTTTATATTTTTCAATTGCGCCGGCATGCTCACGCTTCGCGGCAAGCTCCGTACCTTCCTGCACTAATGTACGTGCATCCTGGGCATTGCAATTTAACCAGACGCTAAATACTACAAGTAATAAATATTTCAAAGCGTGTTTCATATTTTATCTACTAACGGTCATGATACCGTTTTTAACTCATCCACCTAAATAAAAATCAAACTACTGCCTTCAGCCTTTGATAATTCATCAGCCTGAACGCTTTAGGGCTTATACCTTTATTATTGCGGAAAAATTTATTCAAATGGCTTTCATCTGTAAAGCCAAATTCATCAACAATTTCGCCCAGCCGCTTATCGCTGTGGATCAGCCGGTGCTCAATCAAGGTTTGCCGGTATTGTGTAATATACTTTTGCAGCGTGCTGCCGGTATGCTGCTTAAAATATTTACCCAGGTAATTTACAGATACATTGAAATGCCTGCACAGGTATTCGGCACGCAGTTTTTCCGGGTAGTAAATATTGGCCTGTATAAAGTTGAGGATGTTAACGGCCCGTTGATCCGCATTTTCAGATAGCTCCAGGTGCAAAAACTTGGCGATGTTGCGGGCTACCAGTACAATCAGCGTATTCACATATTGCTGTATCAGCTCCTGGTTATAAATATCACGGCTTTCATATTCCCTGATAATGGCATCTACCAAAGGCTTAACCACCTGCTTATCCACAATATTTTTTAAAATACAGCCAGGCTTATGGTTGGCATTTTGCAATATAAATTCCAGCTTTTGAATATTGCCGGTTAAAATACCCGACTCCCGGATATAAATGTCATTAAAACGCAGGTAGAAGAAAGTGGTTGTGGTCTTCACCTTAAACGAATGGCAGTCTTCCGGTGTGATCAGGAACATATGCCCGGGATGATAAGCAAACTGACTTTGATTGATACACTGCGTGCCGGTACCGTCAACAATGTAAACCAATTCAAAAAAGCTATGCTTATGCCCATCGCGCGTACCTTCATCCAACGTTTCGTATTCGATAGAAAAAGGTTCATGCAAATCCTCACGTTTCATATTTATACAGATTTATAGCAAATTTATACCAAATAAATGATTAATAAAAAGTATATTTTTGCCTTATAAGAATACAGATCATGAAAGCATTTATTTTAAATAACCCCGGTGACGTCAGCGAGCTACAGCTCCAGGATATCGAAACACCAACTATCCAGCCGGGCGAAGTGCTGGTAAAGATAAAAGCCATCAGCATTAACCCGGTTGATGTAAAAAGCCGTACCGGCAAAGGTGTTTACGGCCGTATTAAAGATCAAAGCCCATTGATACTGGGTTGGGATATATCGGGTACGGTTACCGAATCGCAATCTGAAAAATTCAAGGCGGGCGATGAAGTATTCGGGATGGTGAACTTCCCGGGACACGGCAAAGCGTATGCGGAGTATGTGGCCGCACCGGCAGCACAGCTTGCTTTAAAGCCTGCCAACATTTCGCACCCGGAAGCCGCCGCCGCAACACTTGCCGCCTTAACCGCTTACCAGGCTATGGTGCACAATGCGCATGTACAATCCGGACAAAAAGTACTTGTACATGCCGCGGCAGGCGGTGTAGGGCATTTTGCCGTACAACTGGCAAAGCATCTGGGTGCTCATGTTACCGGTACATCATCCGCACGGAACAAAGATTTTATATTGAACCTGGGCGCCGATGCGCACATTGATTATACTACATACGACTGGGCAAATCATCCCGAAGAATTTGATTTTGTTTTGGATGGCGTGGGCGGCGATACTATCGACACATCAATACTGGTAACCAAACCAGGCGGCACGGTAATCAGCATCCCGACCGGCCTTAACGAGGCAGTTACCGAAAAAGCCAAAGCAAAGGGTGTTAACGGTTACTTCATCCTGGTGAAGTCCGATGGCTATGATATGCAACAGGTTGCTGCTTTGCTCGAAAAAGGCACCTTGAAAGCACACGTATCAGAAACTTTTCCGTTTGCTGAAATGGCTGAGGCTCACCTGCAGGTAGAAAGCGGACGGACGGTTGGCAAAGTGATTGTAACGCTGTAATAAATCAGCAACCGATAAACAAAGCCGCCTGAGGCATTATGCACCTCAGGCCGCTTTGTTCTGTACGGTGATTAATTGCACATAGCGCCCGCTTAAACCATAAAGAAAATTACTTTCAGATAGATAACGGCTATACCAATGCAGGCGAACTTTTAAGAACTTTGAATAATATAGATTTTAATCGTTCAAACCCAACAAGGGTTAAACATGCATAAAAATGAAAAACGACAAAATAGCATACTCTATACTGGAATTGGCGCTGGTGGCAAAGGGCAGTACTATCAAGCAAACGCTTAATAATTCACTCGAACTGGCAAAAACGGCTGAGGCAGCGGGTTACACTCGCTTTTGGTTTGCCGAACACCATAACTCCGCGTACGTAGGTAGTAATGCTCCAGCGTTACTCATCGGTTATATTGCCGACAATACGAACAAAATACGCGTAGGCTCGGGCGGTGTAATGCTGCCAAACCACTCACCGCTTGTAGTTGCCGAGCAATTCGGCACGCTGGCACATCTTTATCCCGGCCGTATTGACCTGGGTTTGGGTCGAGCTCCGGGTACCGACACCGACACCGCACAGGCTATCAGATCTGATTTTATGCGGGCAGCGCAATCTTTCCCGCAGGAAGTAGCCAAAATACAGCACTATTTTG
Protein-coding sequences here:
- a CDS encoding helix-turn-helix domain-containing protein; amino-acid sequence: MKREDLHEPFSIEYETLDEGTRDGHKHSFFELVYIVDGTGTQCINQSQFAYHPGHMFLITPEDCHSFKVKTTTTFFYLRFNDIYIRESGILTGNIQKLEFILQNANHKPGCILKNIVDKQVVKPLVDAIIREYESRDIYNQELIQQYVNTLIVLVARNIAKFLHLELSENADQRAVNILNFIQANIYYPEKLRAEYLCRHFNVSVNYLGKYFKQHTGSTLQKYITQYRQTLIEHRLIHSDKRLGEIVDEFGFTDESHLNKFFRNNKGISPKAFRLMNYQRLKAVV
- a CDS encoding tetratricopeptide repeat protein, coding for MKHALKYLLLVVFSVWLNCNAQDARTLVQEGTELAAKREHAGAIEKYKAALKLEPDNSTANYQMAFSLNATGKGVDAIPYLQTVVAAGPSASVTASAYSLMGSIYDKNRQPKQAVESYLQAIKAAPDDYTLHYNIALAYFRARQYAEAEKSALTVLAADPKHTASLRLYALVTFHQNKRAPALLALCRFLALEPNGVSSAEAYGNLQSILKGGSLKLVPGEKAPVVDALNKKLNQAITLAVGGVKKGGATAPLLAKQLSAVFKALGLVLEKQAEPFLSSLATGYYQLAQADRMAEFADHISQSVDKAAAARAKASGRQEF
- a CDS encoding TerC family protein, translated to MEIFSNPETWISLITLTVLEIVLGIDNIIFISILADKLPADQQAKGRRMGLGMALITRILLLLSISWVMRLTSPLFNLSGIFGITDPEWVEKLAISGRDLILLIGGLFLIYKSTHEIHGKIEGDDDDTGNVKGHSFWGTIFQIMILDIVFSLDSVITAVGMADHVEIMIAAVVIAVGIMMWASGSVANFVNKHPTVKMLALSFLLLIGVSLLAEALEQHIPKGYIYFAMAFSVMVEMLNLKVKSKSTGKEIVKK
- a CDS encoding NADP-dependent oxidoreductase; translated protein: MKAFILNNPGDVSELQLQDIETPTIQPGEVLVKIKAISINPVDVKSRTGKGVYGRIKDQSPLILGWDISGTVTESQSEKFKAGDEVFGMVNFPGHGKAYAEYVAAPAAQLALKPANISHPEAAAATLAALTAYQAMVHNAHVQSGQKVLVHAAAGGVGHFAVQLAKHLGAHVTGTSSARNKDFILNLGADAHIDYTTYDWANHPEEFDFVLDGVGGDTIDTSILVTKPGGTVISIPTGLNEAVTEKAKAKGVNGYFILVKSDGYDMQQVAALLEKGTLKAHVSETFPFAEMAEAHLQVESGRTVGKVIVTL
- a CDS encoding ATP-binding protein, with the translated sequence MDKNIVKIAVVGPESTGKSTMATYLAEHYHTIWVPEYAREYCENLNREYTWQDELNMFYGQLELEEKLIPRANKLLICDTTFITIKIWSDHLFGRSPQEVLDELADHPYDLYLLLDIDMPWQDDPLRDFPDLREHFMAIWHRELQALNADYKVVSGLGAERHANAVGAIDQWLQSAAEK
- a CDS encoding RNA polymerase sigma factor — protein: MEAIYIDKHYNLVVECKQGSKKACYELYRLYSKAMLNIAYRIVGNIGEAEDVLQEAFLHAFNKVHDFRQETTFGLWLKQIVVSRSINLLRKRKLEWTELEDEKMMNIPEEEIDEDEEKNYKVAAVKEAMKELPEGYRVVISLYLLEGYDHEEIGQILNITENTSRTQFLRAKRKLGEILSRKGITS
- the pnuC gene encoding nicotinamide riboside transporter PnuC, which encodes MNFSAELQQWWQYQTWYELIAVLTGLACVYLAARNSILNWPLAIISVSIYLYIFYKAHLFADMGLQVYFLGMNIYGWYYWLRKPNGTGLAPVAAITTKQMAIAALSIFTVTVILGSGLRYTSASFPYLDSFCAACSVVAQILMARRVLQNWLLWIFVDIIYVGIYYFKDLHLTAVMYAVYIIMAAMGCIEWRREYHKQQQSTLNG